The Enhydrobacter sp. sequence CACCGCCATCAGCGAGCCGGGGCCCGCGATCAGCGGAAAGGCGAGCGGAAAGACGGTGATGTCGCGCGGCGGGCGCGCCTCGGCGCGCTCCTCGGGATTGAGCGCCGAGGTGCCGGGACTCGCCGTCATGAGATTGACCGCCTCGAGGAAGAGCAGCACGCCGCCCGCCGTGCGCAGCGCCGGCAGCGAGACATGCAGCACCGCCAGCAGCCGCTCGCCGCCGAGCGCGAACACGAGGAGGACGCTGCCCGCGATCGCCACCGCGCGGCGCGCCGTGCGCCGGCGGTCGGCCGGCGTCATGCCGCCGGTCAGCGTGCCGAACACTGGCGCCGTCTCGAACGGCCCGATCGTGACCAGCAGCGTCACGAAAGCGGAGAGGAGCGTCGCGGGATCGGGCATCGGTCGCGATGCTAACGCCCCGCCCGGCAGCGACGTTTCCCCCCCCCTTGCTATCGCCGCGCGGCAAGGATCAGGTAGACGATGGCGAGCGCGATCACGGCCACGATCAGGGCGAGCCAGAAGCTGCC is a genomic window containing:
- a CDS encoding MarC family protein, which gives rise to MPDPATLLSAFVTLLVTIGPFETAPVFGTLTGGMTPADRRRTARRAVAIAGSVLLVFALGGERLLAVLHVSLPALRTAGGVLLFLEAVNLMTASPGTSALNPEERAEARPPRDITVFPLAFPLIAGPGSLMAVILLMSNARSSLALQIGILLVLALCLAITLAAYAMVERLTRLLGVTGTDVVGRISGLLLAAMAMQFVFDGVTEGLLK